Proteins encoded within one genomic window of Alteribacter populi:
- a CDS encoding sensor histidine kinase — protein MKALIRFLKKLSGRMFYRIFFTYSTIILFSMAALFFILSTFYTDFIIQREIDRHKTVMKDIESEIQRKHFFVTQGVRQLYLEKDLIEDLAFALQHDYQEYLGYRLDKYYQSDSFVPYNFDVFIRNYFSRDSDVIAAVVRNDIYETEYEYLYNHGLWSKRAYMESGPGLEDDHYFKDFYVVRQQINDPISLDRLGTIDVYFSYDSINQLLSLRDNPIESSFMLFDENMNEYYSFGPEQEEVKNSLSYNAIQEGYAEIDQYLVQGFVDPESGLMITSAIPKYEITQLSSYRFTIFIIILLLSLFSIVLPYISLKSYSKRVKQIEEKMVEVQNGDLAVRIHTSRVDDDLNTISRTFNETLDRLNDYINKVYFSKLKQKEAELANLQAQINPHFLYNTLETIRMKSLAEGGKTTAKMIVQLSNIFRHSLQTAELVTIQNEQDHAYQYLELFKIRFPDQLTSEFHIEEQVRSAYVPPFILQPLIENYLLHGLKRDRLDNRIVVAIFKKRNRLYIALEDNGKGIEQSELESIQQRLKNVESSSDSIGLGNVNQRIKLKFGDKYGITIDSDAGNYTKVLVTLPLISEV, from the coding sequence ATGAAAGCGCTTATTCGGTTTTTAAAAAAGTTAAGTGGCAGGATGTTTTACCGAATCTTTTTTACTTATTCAACGATCATTCTTTTTTCGATGGCTGCGTTATTTTTCATTCTTTCAACGTTTTATACGGATTTTATTATTCAACGAGAAATTGATCGCCATAAAACCGTGATGAAGGATATTGAGTCAGAAATACAACGTAAGCATTTTTTTGTTACGCAAGGTGTTCGTCAGCTATATCTAGAAAAAGATCTGATTGAGGACTTAGCATTTGCCTTACAGCACGACTATCAGGAGTATCTTGGTTATCGTCTTGATAAGTATTACCAAAGTGATTCCTTTGTTCCATATAACTTCGATGTTTTTATTAGGAACTATTTTTCAAGAGACTCCGATGTCATTGCAGCTGTAGTTCGAAACGATATTTACGAAACGGAATATGAATATTTATATAATCATGGGCTTTGGAGTAAGAGAGCTTATATGGAGTCTGGACCTGGACTAGAGGATGACCATTATTTCAAGGACTTTTACGTCGTCAGGCAACAAATCAACGACCCTATTTCATTAGACCGGCTAGGGACGATTGATGTGTATTTTTCGTATGACAGCATCAATCAGCTCCTATCGCTAAGAGACAATCCGATTGAGAGCTCCTTTATGCTGTTTGATGAAAACATGAATGAGTATTATTCTTTTGGTCCTGAACAGGAAGAGGTGAAAAATTCCCTTTCCTATAATGCTATTCAAGAGGGTTACGCTGAGATCGACCAGTACCTTGTTCAAGGTTTCGTAGATCCGGAGAGTGGCTTAATGATTACCTCTGCGATCCCCAAATATGAGATTACGCAATTATCTTCTTATCGATTTACGATTTTTATTATTATTTTACTTTTGTCTTTATTTTCAATTGTCCTGCCTTATATATCTTTAAAGAGCTATTCAAAGCGCGTCAAGCAAATTGAAGAAAAAATGGTCGAGGTGCAAAACGGAGATTTAGCTGTTCGCATCCATACGTCGAGGGTCGACGATGACTTAAATACGATTTCACGAACATTTAATGAAACGTTAGATCGCTTAAATGATTATATTAACAAAGTCTATTTTTCAAAGCTTAAGCAAAAAGAAGCCGAGCTGGCCAACCTTCAGGCACAAATTAACCCGCATTTTTTATATAATACGCTAGAAACAATTCGAATGAAGTCGTTAGCTGAAGGTGGAAAAACGACCGCCAAAATGATCGTACAGCTGTCAAATATATTCCGGCACTCTTTGCAAACAGCAGAATTAGTGACGATTCAAAATGAGCAAGATCATGCCTATCAATATCTTGAGCTATTTAAAATTAGGTTTCCTGATCAATTAACAAGCGAATTTCACATTGAAGAGCAAGTAAGGAGCGCCTATGTTCCACCGTTCATTTTGCAGCCATTAATTGAAAACTATCTTTTACACGGTTTAAAAAGAGACAGGCTAGATAATCGAATTGTCGTCGCTATTTTTAAGAAAAGGAATCGGTTATATATTGCATTGGAGGATAACGGAAAAGGGATTGAACAGTCCGAGCTAGAAAGCATTCAACAAAGATTAAAGAATGTTGAGAGCTCCTCCGACTCTATCGGATTAGGGAATGTGAATCAGCGAATTAAACTGAAGTTTGGTGATAAGTACGGGATCACAATTGATAGCGACGCAGGAAATTACACGAAGGTACTTGTAACCCTTCCGCTAATAAGTGAGGTGTAA
- a CDS encoding response regulator transcription factor, which translates to MLKVMLVDDEPLIVEGMKNIIEWDALGFEVVSTAKNGKEAFEKLQQTQVDVLITDLQMPERSGLELIEAVKEENDQIKTLVLTGFQEFELIKKGLSLGIENYLLKPIDEDELVSSLLHIKDKLNRASLDEQSHLVLRDHAVWRWITGKMENEEFESRISLYPSIQVKPQFWLCLIKAEWEEKGGDYLHSLQLQFERETRAIAVVTPSGDVLLLWSHVQSEEDWKHDYDMMVNIVEERGEEGEFIFASSDKMSDVCEIPKAYRELEKTCELKMLLPKKDHQMADQLYSGKVTHQSSNYLRPDMLEQLANHQYSDVKATIEKALTHFDQRNQPLMMKSILLELFYHVKNHFFIPLEYETYVKMVHQIMSIDTMKEGMDVLDRCIELIEYVPVQKSQQKSPIIETVLHYIHQNYAEDMSLKTLGHQFHVNSIYLGQLFQKEIKCSFTKYLNKIRIDRSKQLLQNSYEKAGKIGKKVGYADATYFYKQFKKLEKVTPTEWRHQNK; encoded by the coding sequence ATGTTGAAGGTGATGCTTGTTGATGATGAACCACTGATTGTTGAAGGAATGAAAAACATAATAGAGTGGGACGCGCTAGGTTTCGAAGTCGTTTCTACTGCTAAAAACGGAAAAGAAGCATTCGAAAAACTACAACAGACACAAGTGGATGTCTTGATTACAGATTTACAAATGCCAGAACGATCGGGACTCGAACTTATCGAAGCGGTAAAAGAAGAAAATGACCAAATAAAAACACTTGTATTAACCGGATTTCAAGAGTTTGAGTTAATAAAAAAAGGGCTTAGTTTAGGCATTGAAAATTATTTGTTAAAGCCGATTGATGAAGATGAACTCGTGTCATCGCTCTTGCATATTAAAGATAAGCTGAACCGAGCGTCCTTAGATGAACAGTCTCATTTAGTGTTAAGAGATCATGCCGTTTGGCGGTGGATTACGGGAAAAATGGAAAACGAAGAATTTGAAAGTAGAATCTCTCTTTATCCCTCGATACAAGTGAAACCGCAATTTTGGTTATGTTTAATAAAAGCAGAGTGGGAAGAGAAGGGAGGCGATTACCTCCATTCTTTACAATTGCAATTTGAGCGTGAAACAAGAGCGATAGCAGTTGTGACACCATCTGGAGATGTCCTATTACTTTGGAGTCACGTTCAATCTGAAGAAGATTGGAAGCATGACTACGATATGATGGTCAATATCGTAGAGGAAAGAGGAGAGGAAGGTGAATTCATTTTTGCAAGTAGTGATAAAATGAGTGATGTCTGTGAAATACCAAAGGCCTATCGAGAATTGGAAAAAACGTGTGAGCTAAAAATGCTGCTCCCAAAAAAAGATCATCAAATGGCCGACCAGCTTTATTCAGGTAAGGTCACTCATCAATCAAGCAATTATTTACGCCCGGATATGCTTGAGCAGTTGGCGAATCATCAGTATAGTGATGTAAAAGCAACGATAGAGAAGGCCTTAACGCATTTTGATCAAAGAAACCAGCCACTCATGATGAAAAGTATTTTGCTGGAACTTTTTTATCATGTTAAAAATCATTTTTTTATCCCACTTGAATATGAAACCTATGTGAAGATGGTTCACCAGATTATGTCGATTGATACGATGAAAGAGGGAATGGACGTTTTAGATCGTTGCATAGAACTCATAGAATATGTGCCAGTTCAAAAAAGTCAGCAAAAAAGCCCGATCATTGAAACAGTATTACATTATATTCATCAAAACTATGCGGAAGACATGTCGCTTAAAACACTGGGTCACCAATTCCATGTGAATTCAATCTATCTTGGACAGTTGTTTCAAAAAGAAATAAAGTGTTCGTTTACAAAATATCTAAATAAAATTAGGATCGATCGCTCGAAACAATTATTGCAAAATTCTTACGAGAAGGCCGGCAAAATCGGAAAAAAAGTCGGGTATGCAGATGCCACCTACTTTTATAAGCAATTTAAAAAGCTGGAAAAAGTAACACCAACAGAGTGGAGACACCAAAATAAGTGA
- a CDS encoding ABC transporter permease — protein MKQFGANLYKSRVWLLMTLPGLIWFLIFAYLPMFGQVIAFKDFRFHPDGFFASVIHSEWVGFDNFKFLFSTNDAFIITRNTILYNLVFIVLGIVLAVGVAIILSELTKQKFAKIYQTGMLFPHFLSWVVVSYFVFAFLSVDRGFMNNILTTFGMDPISWYNESTFWPYILVAVSQWKGVGFGSIVYLAAIVGIDRNYYEAAMIDGASKWQQIRHVTIPMIMPLIIILTILNIGNIFSADFGLFYQVPRDSGPLYSVTNVIDTYVYRGLMSMGDIGMSTAAGLYQATVGFVLILITNYVVRRVDEDSALF, from the coding sequence ATGAAACAATTCGGGGCAAATTTATATAAAAGTCGCGTCTGGCTTTTGATGACTTTACCGGGTCTTATTTGGTTTTTAATTTTTGCTTATTTGCCGATGTTTGGTCAGGTTATTGCTTTTAAGGATTTCAGGTTCCATCCTGATGGATTTTTTGCAAGTGTGATTCATAGTGAGTGGGTGGGGTTTGATAATTTTAAGTTTTTATTTAGTACGAATGACGCGTTTATTATTACTAGAAATACAATTTTATATAATCTCGTTTTTATCGTTTTAGGGATTGTTCTGGCAGTTGGCGTGGCGATTATTTTAAGTGAGCTTACGAAACAGAAGTTTGCCAAGATCTATCAAACGGGCATGCTATTTCCTCACTTTCTTTCATGGGTTGTTGTTAGTTATTTTGTTTTTGCTTTTTTAAGTGTTGATCGAGGCTTCATGAATAATATTTTGACGACATTTGGTATGGATCCTATTTCATGGTATAACGAATCTACCTTTTGGCCTTACATCCTTGTTGCAGTCAGTCAATGGAAGGGTGTAGGATTTGGCAGTATCGTTTATTTAGCGGCGATCGTCGGGATTGACCGAAACTATTACGAGGCTGCGATGATCGACGGGGCAAGTAAATGGCAGCAAATTCGTCATGTTACGATTCCGATGATTATGCCTCTCATTATTATTTTAACGATCTTAAACATTGGGAACATTTTCAGCGCTGACTTTGGATTGTTCTATCAGGTTCCACGTGACTCAGGGCCGCTTTATTCGGTAACCAATGTTATTGATACTTACGTTTACCGTGGGCTTATGTCGATGGGCGATATTGGAATGAGCACAGCCGCAGGATTATATCAAGCAACGGTAGGCTTTGTTCTCATTTTAATTACAAACTATGTTGTTCGAAGAGTGGATGAAGATAGTGCCTTGTTTTAA
- a CDS encoding carbohydrate ABC transporter permease — translation MRNYNPYGFTGKTSIFMHILLSSFAFLCIFPFIYVIIISLTSEQSLAVHGYSIIPKEWSLDAYRYLWTMKEQLLRAYGVTIFVTVVGTLISVSIIALYGYAISRKQFMYRKQFTFLAFFTMLFSGGMVPFYIVVTQFLGLKNSVWALILPLAVNAFYIIIMRTFFQRSVPEPILESARIDGAGEFRIFFQIVLPLAIPAIATIALFSTLAYWNDWFNALLFIDNPNLVPLQSLLMKIENNLDFIRQNAMISSQDSALLNSIPQDSAKMAIVVIATLPIALSYPFFQKYFVKGLTIGGVKE, via the coding sequence GTGAGAAACTATAACCCTTATGGTTTTACTGGAAAAACGAGTATATTCATGCACATTTTATTATCCTCTTTCGCTTTTTTGTGCATATTCCCATTCATTTACGTCATTATTATTTCACTTACGAGTGAGCAATCTTTAGCTGTACACGGGTATAGTATCATTCCGAAAGAATGGAGCTTGGATGCATACCGGTATTTATGGACGATGAAAGAACAGCTGCTCCGTGCTTATGGTGTGACGATTTTTGTAACCGTGGTGGGAACGCTGATAAGTGTATCGATTATCGCTCTTTACGGGTATGCGATATCTAGAAAGCAGTTTATGTACCGAAAGCAATTTACCTTTCTCGCATTTTTTACGATGCTTTTCAGTGGCGGGATGGTGCCCTTTTATATTGTCGTCACCCAATTCTTAGGTTTGAAAAATTCAGTCTGGGCGTTAATTTTACCGCTTGCTGTAAACGCTTTCTATATTATTATCATGCGCACCTTTTTCCAACGCTCCGTACCAGAGCCTATTTTAGAATCAGCGCGAATAGATGGGGCGGGGGAGTTTCGGATCTTTTTTCAGATTGTTTTACCTCTCGCAATTCCCGCGATTGCTACGATTGCGCTTTTCAGTACACTCGCATACTGGAATGATTGGTTTAATGCGCTGTTATTTATCGACAACCCGAACTTAGTCCCATTGCAATCTTTGTTAATGAAAATAGAAAATAATTTAGATTTTATCCGTCAAAACGCGATGATCAGTAGTCAAGATTCAGCCTTACTAAATTCAATTCCACAAGATTCAGCTAAAATGGCGATTGTCGTTATTGCGACACTACCGATTGCATTATCGTACCCTTTCTTTCAAAAGTATTTCGTTAAAGGGCTTACCATTGGTGGAGTGAAAGAATAA
- a CDS encoding ABC transporter substrate-binding protein, with protein MMKKASLLLVMIFGIVGLLAACGGEEESSAEEADGTDNENDSSTELEEVELKWYLIGTPQPDVDKVMEEVNEYTKEKINATIDLNLLDWGDFDERMQVITASAEEYDIAFTSSWANNYALNARRGAFLELNDLLDEYGQDMKELIDPQFLEGAEIDGSLYAIPTNKEVGQQAVLTFNNELAEKHNLDVSNVSSIEDLDPLLEVIKENETDVSPIATFDAYLPFDSILQEEMPFAFRLEGNTDEVVNIYEEQETMDTLNTMHDYYKKGYIRSDAATSTDSWPLEAGNWFVRKELYQPYAENLWTRSAGYEIVAQPLHEPYVFNNSVTGSMQAISATSKNPERAMMFLDLLNSDPYLRNLIDKGIEGVHYEELEDGSIKDLPARVERYNMPSFAIGNQLILKLHDDEPEDKWEAFEEFNEESVPSPVLGFYFDSNPVRTEIAAISNVTSEYAPALLKGAVDPEEYLPDFNEKLYQAGLETVLEEIQDQYDEWKGNQ; from the coding sequence ATGATGAAAAAAGCAAGTCTATTGTTGGTGATGATTTTTGGCATTGTCGGACTGTTGGCAGCTTGTGGTGGAGAAGAGGAAAGTTCAGCCGAAGAAGCGGATGGCACTGACAACGAAAACGACTCGTCGACGGAGCTAGAGGAAGTAGAACTAAAATGGTATTTGATTGGAACGCCTCAGCCGGACGTTGATAAAGTCATGGAAGAAGTAAATGAATATACGAAAGAGAAAATTAACGCAACGATTGATTTGAACTTGTTAGATTGGGGAGATTTTGACGAGAGAATGCAAGTCATTACCGCTTCAGCTGAAGAATATGACATTGCGTTTACTAGTTCATGGGCAAATAACTACGCGTTAAACGCACGCCGTGGAGCCTTTCTTGAGTTAAATGATTTGCTTGATGAGTACGGGCAAGACATGAAAGAGTTAATTGATCCGCAATTTTTAGAAGGTGCGGAAATTGACGGCTCTCTTTATGCGATTCCAACGAATAAAGAAGTAGGACAGCAAGCTGTACTTACATTTAATAATGAGCTTGCAGAAAAACATAATTTAGATGTTTCGAATGTGAGCTCTATAGAAGATTTAGATCCACTTCTAGAAGTGATTAAGGAAAATGAAACCGATGTGTCACCGATTGCAACGTTTGACGCTTATCTGCCATTTGATTCGATTTTGCAAGAGGAAATGCCGTTCGCGTTTCGCCTTGAAGGAAACACAGATGAAGTGGTGAATATTTACGAAGAACAAGAGACGATGGATACGTTAAACACGATGCATGATTATTATAAAAAGGGCTATATTCGTTCTGATGCTGCGACAAGTACAGACTCTTGGCCTTTAGAGGCAGGGAACTGGTTTGTTCGTAAAGAATTGTACCAGCCGTATGCAGAAAACCTTTGGACTCGTTCTGCAGGCTATGAAATTGTGGCACAGCCGCTTCACGAGCCTTACGTGTTTAACAATTCAGTAACGGGGTCTATGCAGGCGATTTCAGCAACATCTAAAAACCCTGAAAGAGCGATGATGTTCTTAGATCTGTTAAACTCTGATCCTTATTTGCGTAATTTGATTGATAAAGGGATTGAAGGCGTTCACTACGAGGAATTAGAAGACGGGTCGATTAAAGACTTACCAGCGCGTGTAGAAAGATACAATATGCCAAGCTTTGCGATTGGGAATCAGTTAATCTTAAAGCTTCATGATGATGAGCCGGAAGACAAATGGGAGGCTTTTGAGGAGTTTAATGAAGAATCGGTCCCATCACCGGTATTAGGATTCTATTTTGATTCTAATCCAGTTCGAACAGAGATTGCAGCGATTTCTAACGTTACGAGTGAGTATGCCCCAGCATTACTCAAAGGTGCTGTAGATCCAGAAGAATATTTACCGGATTTTAATGAAAAGCTTTATCAAGCTGGACTGGAAACCGTATTAGAAGAGATTCAAGATCAGTATGATGAGTGGAAAGGAAATCAATAG
- a CDS encoding ROK family protein, with protein MLRGAIEAGGTKFVCAVGNQSGEIVDKVTLPTKGPEVTLQEVYRFFHKYPIEALGVGSFGPIDLNKNSDRYGYVLNTPKVKWKNFHFLGELESQYNVPVFLDTDVNVAALGEFTWGAAKDVTSALYITVGTGIGAGFVKDGQTLIGKNHPEMGHVFVQKHKDDSFKGCCPYHNACLEGLASGPAIKERYGVEGHLLGEECHVWELEAYYLAQAIMNYTLVLSPERIILGGGVLKQEGLYRLIRKKVANLMNGYVDIENMDEYIVPPQLMDEQGIKGALALTGG; from the coding sequence ATGTTAAGAGGGGCAATTGAAGCTGGTGGCACTAAGTTTGTTTGTGCTGTTGGGAATCAATCAGGCGAAATCGTCGATAAAGTAACCTTACCTACGAAAGGACCTGAGGTGACATTACAGGAAGTATACCGCTTTTTTCATAAATATCCGATTGAAGCATTGGGTGTTGGCAGTTTTGGCCCAATCGATTTAAATAAAAACAGTGATCGCTATGGTTATGTATTAAATACACCAAAAGTGAAGTGGAAAAACTTCCATTTTCTCGGTGAACTGGAAAGTCAGTACAACGTTCCCGTTTTCCTTGATACCGATGTGAACGTAGCGGCACTCGGTGAATTTACATGGGGAGCGGCAAAAGATGTCACAAGTGCCTTATACATCACGGTTGGCACTGGAATTGGTGCTGGGTTTGTTAAGGATGGTCAAACACTTATAGGGAAAAATCATCCGGAAATGGGGCATGTTTTTGTTCAAAAGCACAAGGACGATTCGTTCAAAGGATGCTGCCCTTATCATAATGCCTGCCTTGAAGGGCTTGCATCAGGACCTGCTATTAAAGAAAGGTATGGAGTCGAAGGGCACCTTCTAGGGGAAGAATGTCATGTTTGGGAGCTTGAAGCATACTATCTGGCCCAAGCGATTATGAATTATACGTTAGTTTTATCGCCAGAACGCATTATTTTAGGTGGCGGTGTGTTAAAGCAAGAAGGGTTGTATCGGCTCATTCGTAAAAAAGTAGCAAATCTCATGAATGGGTATGTCGACATCGAAAACATGGATGAGTACATCGTTCCCCCACAATTAATGGATGAACAAGGGATTAAAGGGGCTTTGGCATTGACCGGGGGTTAG
- a CDS encoding MFS transporter yields the protein MFTLLKQRYFLKFWTAQIFTQLGDGLIRTVIIYLIAATTNDPLMVGLVIFAQMLPVAVFGVFMGSLPDRFSKRWLLVISNIYQLLVVIGMWFVQDSALLLLGMMLVYGFGIGLYEPTRSASIPSIVKQEDIPKAVGLSQGSTQAMMLIGPAVAGLLFFAGNYLIIFSLISITYIVATLLLFNFSFLDETAADKDSDSGESYLASIGNGVKQVFSMPALRFLLIILIPITLAAGVLNTNINTLYLQTFDVPAEQYGFLLAVFGGGAIIGALIAPALLKKTRPGYMMMVGVGLLGCSMIAILLVSSLEVQVGFLALYLWSVFTGIFNTTLNVPISALFLQTTPASFLGRGASLMQASVNLGTMAGILLGGWFAGWIGSLYTTASVGVFLLLTIMMIPLFKGFRYLNQEAQSEGPSEQVNTIEGVLGRVITIRRNVTDLNVMQTLLQKRMNRMLALLATQTLTVEQLSNRLHTPTSLLSEDLQMLEQNQLVKKVEETEDYHGAEPMYTLNKERTVEFNLDRSLTSYNQSVVMNGVNNFINPGLHMLEKQLNSPQDEPGYKVMLSSYTGRVTADQWRSTHQEMMKKVDGHLNKDEGEGESEAFPLTSDESQQEGTYVFVLMSYRLEDSEKLNADSSKELESDFDTFDRGTAVDK from the coding sequence TTGTTTACGTTATTGAAGCAACGTTATTTTCTGAAATTTTGGACTGCGCAAATTTTTACGCAATTGGGAGACGGGCTCATACGTACGGTGATTATTTATCTTATTGCCGCAACGACGAATGACCCCTTGATGGTAGGGTTAGTTATTTTTGCACAGATGCTACCGGTAGCTGTGTTTGGTGTTTTTATGGGTTCTCTGCCTGATCGATTTTCTAAGCGGTGGTTATTAGTGATCTCAAATATCTACCAACTGCTAGTTGTCATTGGGATGTGGTTTGTTCAAGACAGTGCATTATTGCTTCTTGGGATGATGTTAGTGTATGGGTTCGGTATTGGTCTTTATGAGCCAACGAGATCTGCATCAATACCTAGTATTGTTAAACAAGAAGACATCCCTAAAGCAGTCGGATTATCACAAGGAAGCACACAAGCGATGATGCTTATCGGGCCTGCCGTTGCAGGGTTATTGTTTTTTGCGGGTAATTACCTCATTATATTTAGTTTAATCTCAATCACGTACATTGTGGCTACATTATTATTATTTAATTTTTCATTTTTGGATGAAACCGCTGCAGATAAAGACAGTGATAGCGGAGAATCCTATTTAGCTTCGATAGGGAATGGGGTAAAGCAAGTATTTAGTATGCCTGCATTACGTTTTCTACTGATCATTCTTATCCCCATTACGCTTGCGGCAGGGGTCTTAAATACGAATATCAATACATTGTACCTGCAAACCTTCGATGTTCCAGCCGAACAATATGGATTTTTACTGGCAGTATTTGGCGGGGGGGCCATCATTGGAGCGTTAATTGCTCCAGCATTATTGAAAAAAACACGCCCTGGTTACATGATGATGGTCGGAGTGGGTCTTCTCGGCTGCTCGATGATTGCGATTTTGCTTGTTAGCTCACTAGAAGTCCAGGTTGGTTTTTTAGCTTTATATCTCTGGTCTGTGTTTACAGGAATCTTTAATACTACATTAAATGTGCCGATCAGTGCTTTGTTTTTGCAGACGACGCCAGCGTCATTTTTAGGAAGAGGGGCTTCGTTAATGCAGGCCAGTGTTAATTTAGGCACAATGGCAGGTATTTTATTGGGTGGCTGGTTTGCTGGGTGGATAGGCTCATTGTATACGACTGCATCTGTAGGTGTGTTTTTACTTTTAACCATTATGATGATTCCTCTTTTCAAAGGTTTTCGTTACTTAAATCAAGAAGCGCAGTCAGAAGGACCTTCAGAGCAAGTGAATACGATTGAAGGAGTGCTAGGCCGAGTCATCACGATCCGTCGAAATGTAACGGATTTAAATGTGATGCAAACATTGCTTCAAAAGCGAATGAATCGTATGTTAGCTTTGTTAGCCACGCAAACGCTGACAGTGGAGCAATTATCTAATCGGTTACATACACCAACCTCTTTACTTAGCGAAGATTTACAGATGCTCGAACAAAACCAATTGGTTAAGAAAGTTGAGGAAACAGAAGATTATCACGGTGCAGAGCCGATGTATACACTTAATAAGGAACGAACGGTAGAGTTCAACTTGGACCGCTCTCTTACTTCTTATAACCAATCCGTTGTCATGAATGGCGTGAATAACTTTATAAATCCTGGGTTACATATGCTCGAAAAACAACTCAATAGTCCTCAAGATGAGCCTGGGTATAAGGTGATGTTAAGTTCTTATACAGGACGGGTCACCGCAGATCAGTGGCGTTCAACTCATCAAGAGATGATGAAAAAGGTAGATGGGCATTTAAATAAGGATGAAGGTGAGGGAGAATCTGAAGCTTTTCCACTTACTTCTGATGAATCTCAACAGGAAGGGACCTATGTATTCGTACTAATGAGCTATCGACTTGAAGATAGTGAAAAATTAAATGCTGATTCATCGAAAGAACTAGAAAGTGATTTTGATACATTT